Proteins encoded in a region of the Spiroplasma endosymbiont of Amphimallon solstitiale genome:
- a CDS encoding RDD family protein, whose protein sequence is MNIKKLDTTETYIIAKTWKRIIARIFDVIFVSLIPLIIGLIIRYLDNKDNQESWQLIIIFIINIIVVIIYFVIIPWKCKSQTLGKLIFQIRLVNEKNQDLKLKHFFYRELFLVFIPLLLTTSIILFMKLTFNENIATINSNSTLNSWLNILIRSVVSFDFAWYCGIMIVTKIDKYHQLFFDRYHKTFVINKKPLATNKRKISTNVNDPHIHLVYSQPGNINDDELENINSL, encoded by the coding sequence ATGAATATTAAAAAATTAGATACAACCGAAACATATATAATAGCTAAAACATGAAAACGTATTATTGCACGTATTTTTGACGTGATTTTTGTTAGTTTAATCCCATTAATAATTGGATTAATAATCCGTTATTTAGATAATAAAGATAATCAAGAATCATGACAATTAATAATTATTTTTATTATTAATATAATTGTTGTCATTATATATTTTGTTATTATCCCATGAAAATGTAAGAGTCAAACTTTGGGAAAATTAATTTTTCAAATAAGATTAGTAAATGAAAAAAATCAAGATTTAAAGTTAAAACATTTTTTTTATCGTGAACTATTTTTAGTTTTTATTCCTCTATTATTAACCACTTCAATAATTCTTTTTATGAAATTGACTTTTAATGAAAACATTGCTACTATTAATAGTAATAGTACTTTAAATTCTTGATTAAATATTCTTATTCGTTCTGTAGTTAGTTTTGATTTTGCTTGGTATTGTGGGATTATGATCGTCACTAAAATTGATAAATATCATCAGCTATTCTTTGATCGTTATCATAAAACTTTTGTCATTAACAAGAAACCACTTGCAACTAATAAAAGGAAGATATCAACTAACGTTAATGATCCACATATTCATTTAGTTTATTCTCAACCGGGAAATATTAATGATGACGAATTAGAAAATATAAATAGTCTTTAA